The genomic segment AACATCGCTTTTTTATATTTATCAAAAAAATCTTTAAAACTGAACAAGGACTTGGAAGGGGAACCCGCGTTTCCTGCAGAGGAATCTACAGTTGATTTGATTGTCTCGGCTTCTTTTCCGTAGGTAACTTCTTTACCAAAACCTGGCAATCCCTCGGGCTCTATTTGGATTTTCGGATTGATCCATTTGCCTTGCATCACAACTTCCTCTTCCTTTTTGGTCTCCTCGACCTTGGGGAGAATAGGTTTGGAATCGCTTGGAACAAGGTTACTCCCGTTATCAACTAATGCCGTGTTCGGAAGAGTTTGGTTCTCTTTGTTTTTCTTCTTCTTTTTCTTTTTGGAAGTAGAACTCACGGATTTTTTGTCTTTTGATTGGACTTGATTTGTCTGTATTGTTTCCTCTTTGGACTTTGTGACAGTCTTTGGTTTATCGTTCACTTTGTCCAAAAAATCCAAATTATCCTGTGAGTATACTTCCCCTACAAAGAAAAGGATAAGGAGAAGTGAGAGCCAAGTTTGTTTCATTTTTTACGTTTTCTTTTTTAAGATGGCGCTTGTTTCAAATGTAACATTTGTATTTGCGCTAACACTCAAAACTACAGTTTCGTTGTTGTCTTTGAACTCTACCACCTTACCGTGCAATCCACTATTGGTAATGACAGTATCACCCTTTTGTAAGTTTGCGATCATTTCCTTTCTCTTTTTGTCTTCTCTTTTGTTGGGTAGGATGACTAAAAAATACATTGCCACTAGCATAATGGGAATGATCAAAAGAGATTGAATCGACGAGCGACCTGCATCGGCGCCCGCTTCCTGTAGTAGGAGAATGAGGGGATTTGAAACTTCTAACATAGTTACCATACTTATCTATTTATCCAAGGATGAAACGGCTCAGCTTAAATTCAATGTTTCCCTGACAAATTTGAGAACTTTTTTCTCTAAAAGTGTTGATTTGGCCAAAGTATAGCCTTCAGAGATGCTTTTGGACTTGCCGGCAAGAAAAAGGGCGGCACCAGCATTCAAAGCCACCATATCAGAACCAGAAGTGTTCTTTCCTTGGAGCACATCCAAAAAGAGTGCCTGGGAGGCTTCTTTGGTATTCTGGAATACTTCCTCAGGTCGAAGGGGTGATAGTCCTTTCAGTTCTTTTGGGTCAAAGAGAGCCTTCTCCCATTTCCCGTCCTCCAAATGGATATAGTCCGTGGGAGAAAATATAGAAAATTCATCCAGACCATCACGCGAATGGCAAACGATGGCCTTTCGTGTTTGGAGCTTGTGTAATACCCCAGCGACTAAGGGAAGGAGGCCCACATCATAAACACCAATGACCTGCATCTTCGGACGGAAAGGATTGGAGAGAGGTCCGATCAAATTAAAAAATGTGCGGATCCCCAATTCCTTTCTCACAGGAGCCGCATATTTCATTGCAGGGTGCCAATTGGGTGCAAAGAGAAAGACAAATTGGTGCTTTAAGAAGTAGGCCACGGTGTCGGTATGGCTCATTTGCAGGGGATAGCCCAGAGACTCTAATACATCAGAGGAACCCGAAAGAGATGAGACCGAACGATTTCCATGTTTGGCAACAGGTAAACCTAAGGAGGCCAATACAAAAGCAGAAAGGGTGGATACGTTTAGTGAACCTTTTCCATCACCTCCGGTACCGCAGGTATCTATGAAATCAAAGTCAAACGTTTCCTTAACGGCAACTGCGTGATTTCGCATCGCTTCGACGAAGCCCGTGATCTCATCTTCCTTTTCTCCTTTGATTTTCAAAGCTGTTAGAAAAGAGGAGAGAAGTATTTCGGAAACATGGCCTTTCATCACTTCATCTAAAAAGCTATGTGCCTCTTCACGCGAGAGATCTTTGCCAGCAATCACTGACTCGAGGAGTGGTTTAAGATTGGATGCGGTCATAAAAAATCCGTTTTAAGTTTCGATACGAGAGCAAGGAATAATTTGTAACAAGATAACGAAGGCCAGAGAAGACAGTAATGATAGTTGTAAGCAACATACCAAAATAAGGAACAAAAGCCGCCGCTAGTGTAATCAAATCATTTGTTTCTGGTAGATCATCTCTTTGGATAGTGGCAAAGAAACTTTTAGCATTCTCACTTGCGATTTGAAATGTAGAAAGACCAGCTGTTTTTCCAAGAGTATACATTTCATTGATGAGATTTTTTCTGTTTCCAGAAACTAACATAAAGATAACAAGAATTAAGAGAATAGCTCCCATCTGAAAGGCTGTTTTCACCTTTCCCATCATGGTTGTACGTAAACTTGATCCTGATCTAACGGCAATATAGCGTAAAAAAGTAATCAGCATGTCTCTACCAACAATCAATACGACCATCCAAACTTCGATCGGTTCATGGATGAATAGAAAAGCAATGAAACATCCAATGACCAAGAATTTGTCAGCTAAAGGATCTAAAAATTTTCCGAATTCTGTTTGTTGGTTCCATTTGCGTGCAAGGTATCCATCAATTAAATCAGTAAGAGACGCAAGAGCAAACAATACAAAGGCAAAAATCTGGTATTCGATTTCTTTTTGAAAGAGAGAATACACAAAGAAAGGGAGGGCGAGGACGCGTAGTACGGTTAAGAAATTGGGAAAATTGGCAATGGTTTTCCAATCCTCCATTTATGATACCCAAGTTCCGCTCATATCGAATTCAAAGAAGCTATCGATTTGCACCTTCCCAAACTGTCCAACTTTTAAGGACTGGTCTTCGACAAACACGACTTCATCGATCTCGGGTGCATCTTGGAATCGTCTAACCGTTGCCCCCTCTTCTGTAACATCATCCACGATTGCCTCATATACCTTACCAATACGCTGTTGGTGGATGTCTTTTAAAACTTCTAGGTAAGCTTCTCGCACGAGATTCACACGTTTAGAGATCTCTTTGTCTTTTATTTGTCCAGGTAAATCAAACCCTTTTGTTCCCTCTTGCGGTGAGTATGGAAATAAATTTACCTTCTCAGGCTTTACATCTTGGATGAACCGAATGATTTCTTCGACATCAGCAGTGGTTTCCCCAGGAAATCCTAAGATAAAGGAAGTTCGGATCTCTAAGCCTGGTTTGAGAGCACGTGCCTTTTCATATAGATGTTTAAAATAGGAATAATCTCCCGACCTGTTCATAGACTTTAAAACTGAGCTTGAGACATGCTGCAATGGAGATTCCAAGTACGGCGCAATATTGGGCAGTTCTGCATAGAGATCCAATAGTCTCTCCGTTTTTTTGTCGGGGTAAAGATACAATAGCCGTAACAAGCTTAGGTCCTGGATACTTGCTACAGAACGTACAAGGTCTAGGAGACGATCTGTATCCTTTCCATAGAAAACTGTATCCTGAGAAACCAAACATATCTCTTTGGCACCAGCTCGTATGGCTTTTTTTGTCTCTTGGATAACGTCAGATGCCTCCGCATCCCGGTATCTGCCCCGTAAGTTCGGGATGATACAAAAGCTACATCCACGGTTGCAACCATCCGAAATTTTTACATAGGAATATGGTTTGGAATAGTTTTCGATTTGGGTGGAGATCTGTAACCTCTCGATCAAATCCTCATTGAACTCCTTGGCATCTT from the Leptospira ryugenii genome contains:
- a CDS encoding SRP-less Sec system protein yields the protein MKQTWLSLLLILFFVGEVYSQDNLDFLDKVNDKPKTVTKSKEETIQTNQVQSKDKKSVSSTSKKKKKKKNKENQTLPNTALVDNGSNLVPSDSKPILPKVEETKKEEEVVMQGKWINPKIQIEPEGLPGFGKEVTYGKEAETIKSTVDSSAGNAGSPSKSLFSFKDFFDKYKKAMLILGIIILFAFYRLRMARPSSSSRSYRR
- the yajC gene encoding preprotein translocase subunit YajC; translated protein: MLEVSNPLILLLQEAGADAGRSSIQSLLIIPIMLVAMYFLVILPNKREDKKRKEMIANLQKGDTVITNSGLHGKVVEFKDNNETVVLSVSANTNVTFETSAILKKKT
- the trpD gene encoding anthranilate phosphoribosyltransferase, which encodes MTASNLKPLLESVIAGKDLSREEAHSFLDEVMKGHVSEILLSSFLTALKIKGEKEDEITGFVEAMRNHAVAVKETFDFDFIDTCGTGGDGKGSLNVSTLSAFVLASLGLPVAKHGNRSVSSLSGSSDVLESLGYPLQMSHTDTVAYFLKHQFVFLFAPNWHPAMKYAAPVRKELGIRTFFNLIGPLSNPFRPKMQVIGVYDVGLLPLVAGVLHKLQTRKAIVCHSRDGLDEFSIFSPTDYIHLEDGKWEKALFDPKELKGLSPLRPEEVFQNTKEASQALFLDVLQGKNTSGSDMVALNAGAALFLAGKSKSISEGYTLAKSTLLEKKVLKFVRETLNLS
- the pgsA gene encoding CDP-diacylglycerol--glycerol-3-phosphate 3-phosphatidyltransferase, which translates into the protein MEDWKTIANFPNFLTVLRVLALPFFVYSLFQKEIEYQIFAFVLFALASLTDLIDGYLARKWNQQTEFGKFLDPLADKFLVIGCFIAFLFIHEPIEVWMVVLIVGRDMLITFLRYIAVRSGSSLRTTMMGKVKTAFQMGAILLILVIFMLVSGNRKNLINEMYTLGKTAGLSTFQIASENAKSFFATIQRDDLPETNDLITLAAAFVPYFGMLLTTIITVFSGLRYLVTNYSLLSYRNLKRIFYDRIQS
- the rimO gene encoding 30S ribosomal protein S12 methylthiotransferase RimO, with translation MPKSESAPLPKSFYITTLGCPKNTVDSMSMHQSLLKEGLLPANGPEASDFHLVNTCTFIQEATKETIQTILDSIDVKKKRKQKLVVVGCFAERAGKEISEDLPEVDLHFGTGKYEQAGAILRKAFPLDFQDAKEFNEDLIERLQISTQIENYSKPYSYVKISDGCNRGCSFCIIPNLRGRYRDAEASDVIQETKKAIRAGAKEICLVSQDTVFYGKDTDRLLDLVRSVASIQDLSLLRLLYLYPDKKTERLLDLYAELPNIAPYLESPLQHVSSSVLKSMNRSGDYSYFKHLYEKARALKPGLEIRTSFILGFPGETTADVEEIIRFIQDVKPEKVNLFPYSPQEGTKGFDLPGQIKDKEISKRVNLVREAYLEVLKDIHQQRIGKVYEAIVDDVTEEGATVRRFQDAPEIDEVVFVEDQSLKVGQFGKVQIDSFFEFDMSGTWVS